A genomic stretch from Burkholderia pyrrocinia includes:
- a CDS encoding helicase-related protein produces the protein MLSGSDAEVLRVRPISGSEEDQTYIHLGLEATPVADASFPRPDPSQTAGHDAALLLRDALVLSLRRGAGPFRSFGQISIEPRAYQLVPLLMALKLDPIRLLIADDVGVGKTIEAALIARELLDRGDVERFAVLCPPHLVDQWVSELDGRFHLRPVAVTAASAARLERNLPPSESIFTTHSHTVVSLDYIKSERRRAEFLRACPELVIVDEAHTCASTGQGRHQRYELLKSLVGNSPDSAGDPRARARHLVMLTATPHSGDEDAYFRLIGLLHPEFDALSSATGDEHKRLRDRLAAHFVQRRRPDIAEWKEGSLFPRRETTELTYELTGAWERFFDGVLDYCASVVAQAGEDAKKQRLNFWGTLALMRCVASSPAAAVLALRTRAGLEEEVAEDVIEEHVFDGAADALSEDDVEPPLGSADESLTALISQAEELAGQAGDPKLKVLIDHVAELVKGGFNPVIFCRYIATAHYLGQHLGAKIKGVAVGVVTGELISDERKEKVELLGDAERRILVATDCLSEGVNLQEHFDAVVHYDLSWNPTRHEQREGRVDRFGQESSVVRATLLYGANNPVDGAVLEVIIRKAAKIREELGVPVPLPDDGHTLSQALMKAVMLRNRERDRKRQLTFDFVDMEEAKAIEKRWFDAAENAKKNRTVFAQRRLKPDDVLPEWKKSVAVLGGTEDVQRFTGRALARLGGALEPLGNSGRRGFKAPLGALPEDVRERLDVEGLAGSILIDFKYPPASRCRSVQRSHPLVSVLAETMLERTLGDVASADVNDPGVLGRVGCWIADGITSRTLIALVRFRHQLTSQRGHQSTTLLVEEATAIAWMGGMQLEGAEALALLSPLPVADPPVHVRERAVMQALDQLETHVLELDAFAERRAQALLADHRRVREAAEALGRYSVKALLPADVIGLFVLLPKVD, from the coding sequence GTGCTTTCCGGCAGTGACGCTGAAGTGCTACGTGTTCGTCCGATTTCGGGTTCCGAAGAGGACCAGACGTACATCCACCTCGGGCTCGAAGCTACACCGGTCGCAGATGCCTCATTCCCGAGGCCTGATCCCTCGCAGACTGCAGGCCACGATGCGGCGTTGCTTTTGCGTGATGCGCTCGTCCTCTCACTACGTCGGGGCGCCGGTCCGTTCCGCAGCTTCGGGCAGATCTCGATCGAGCCGCGCGCCTACCAACTCGTGCCACTGCTCATGGCACTCAAGCTTGACCCGATACGGCTGCTCATTGCCGACGACGTGGGCGTTGGCAAGACGATAGAGGCCGCGCTCATCGCGCGCGAGTTGCTTGATCGTGGCGACGTTGAGCGATTTGCCGTGCTCTGCCCGCCGCACCTCGTTGACCAGTGGGTCAGTGAGCTCGACGGCCGCTTCCACCTGCGTCCCGTTGCGGTGACGGCCGCCAGCGCCGCACGCCTCGAACGCAATCTTCCGCCGAGTGAGAGTATTTTCACGACACATTCGCACACAGTCGTCAGCCTCGACTACATCAAGAGCGAGCGACGGCGTGCGGAGTTTCTGCGCGCGTGCCCGGAGCTGGTTATCGTCGATGAAGCGCACACCTGTGCGTCAACCGGCCAGGGCCGGCACCAGCGCTACGAGCTATTGAAGAGCCTTGTCGGCAACTCCCCTGACAGCGCGGGTGACCCGCGCGCCCGCGCTCGCCACCTCGTAATGCTAACGGCGACACCGCACAGCGGTGACGAGGACGCATACTTTCGATTGATTGGGCTACTCCACCCGGAGTTCGACGCGCTCTCTAGCGCGACGGGCGACGAGCACAAGCGGCTGCGCGACCGTCTCGCGGCGCACTTCGTTCAGCGTCGTCGCCCCGACATCGCCGAATGGAAGGAGGGCAGCCTCTTCCCTCGGCGCGAGACAACTGAGCTGACCTACGAGCTTACCGGGGCGTGGGAGCGCTTTTTCGATGGCGTCCTCGATTACTGCGCTTCTGTCGTTGCTCAGGCTGGTGAGGATGCAAAGAAGCAGCGGCTTAACTTCTGGGGCACATTGGCGCTCATGAGGTGTGTGGCGTCGAGCCCTGCGGCTGCGGTCCTAGCGTTGCGTACTCGTGCGGGGCTTGAAGAGGAAGTCGCCGAGGACGTCATTGAGGAGCACGTCTTTGATGGGGCCGCCGACGCTCTCTCCGAAGATGACGTGGAGCCTCCTTTGGGCTCGGCGGACGAATCACTCACAGCCCTTATCTCGCAGGCCGAAGAGCTTGCCGGGCAAGCAGGTGACCCGAAGCTCAAGGTGCTCATCGACCACGTCGCAGAATTGGTGAAAGGAGGCTTTAACCCAGTCATCTTCTGCCGCTACATCGCGACGGCCCACTATCTTGGTCAACACCTCGGCGCCAAGATTAAGGGCGTCGCGGTCGGTGTCGTTACGGGCGAGCTGATATCGGACGAGCGAAAGGAGAAGGTCGAGCTTTTGGGCGATGCCGAACGCCGTATCCTTGTTGCCACCGACTGCCTGTCTGAAGGAGTGAACCTGCAAGAGCACTTCGACGCGGTGGTCCACTACGACCTATCGTGGAATCCGACACGTCATGAGCAGCGAGAAGGACGGGTCGATCGGTTCGGCCAGGAGAGCAGTGTCGTGCGTGCCACCTTGCTTTACGGCGCGAACAACCCCGTTGATGGCGCGGTGCTTGAGGTCATCATCAGGAAGGCGGCTAAGATTCGGGAAGAGCTCGGTGTACCAGTGCCGCTGCCTGACGACGGGCACACACTCAGCCAAGCGCTTATGAAGGCGGTTATGCTGCGCAATCGCGAACGTGACAGGAAGCGTCAGCTGACGTTCGATTTCGTCGATATGGAGGAGGCCAAGGCCATCGAGAAGCGATGGTTCGACGCCGCCGAGAACGCGAAAAAGAATCGGACCGTTTTCGCGCAGCGCCGCCTAAAGCCTGACGATGTGCTTCCGGAGTGGAAAAAGTCTGTTGCCGTACTGGGTGGCACGGAGGACGTGCAGCGCTTTACCGGGCGCGCGCTAGCGCGACTGGGCGGAGCACTTGAGCCACTAGGCAATTCTGGCCGCAGAGGCTTCAAAGCCCCATTGGGTGCGCTTCCCGAGGACGTGCGTGAGCGTTTGGATGTCGAGGGCCTTGCTGGCTCGATTCTCATCGACTTCAAGTACCCGCCCGCTTCGCGGTGCCGCTCGGTGCAGAGAAGTCATCCGCTCGTTTCTGTGCTTGCTGAGACAATGCTTGAGCGCACGCTCGGCGACGTCGCCAGCGCCGATGTGAATGATCCGGGTGTGCTGGGGCGTGTTGGCTGTTGGATCGCGGACGGCATTACGTCGCGTACCTTGATCGCGCTTGTTCGTTTCCGGCATCAACTCACGTCGCAGCGAGGGCATCAGTCGACGACACTCCTTGTCGAGGAGGCAACAGCCATCGCGTGGATGGGTGGCATGCAACTGGAGGGCGCAGAAGCACTCGCGCTGCTCTCGCCGTTGCCCGTGGCCGATCCACCGGTGCATGTGCGTGAGCGAGCGGTCATGCAGGCACTAGACCAGTTGGAGACGCACGTACTGGAGTTGGACGCGTTCGCCGAGCGACGTGCACAGGCGTTACTCGCCGATCATCGCCGCGTACGTGAGGCTGCGGAAGCCCTTGGTCGGTACAGTGTGAAAGCGCTTCTTCCAGCTGACGTCATCGGCCTGTTCGTCCTCCTGCCGAAGGTGGACTGA